A genome region from Streptomyces xanthophaeus includes the following:
- a CDS encoding acyl carrier protein — translation MTTAARPHSFEDIRDWLVGRAAFYLERPEADVDPAVGLIEYGLDSVYAFAFCGDIEDHYGILVEPTLAWDHPTVNAMAAHLVELTGAPR, via the coding sequence GTGACCACCGCAGCCCGCCCTCACAGCTTCGAGGACATACGGGACTGGCTCGTCGGACGAGCCGCCTTCTACCTGGAACGGCCCGAGGCCGACGTCGACCCGGCCGTGGGCCTGATCGAGTACGGCCTGGACTCGGTGTACGCCTTCGCCTTCTGCGGCGACATCGAGGACCACTACGGCATCCTCGTCGAGCCGACCCTGGCCTGGGACCATCCGACCGTCAACGCCATGGCCGCCCACCTGGTCGAACTCACCGGCGCGCCGAGATGA
- the sbnB gene encoding 2,3-diaminopropionate biosynthesis protein SbnB, whose protein sequence is MLIIRHSEVRQILDGHELELVELISDAYARHDEGLTALPHSTFLRFPGNDRDRIIGLPAHIGGERPAAGIKWIASFPANIREGKARASAAIITNSMTDGRPTALIEGSLISARRTAASAALAARTLLPAGPVEGVSLLGGGVINTEILRFLVAVLPGLHTVTVYDPDAERVARFARQCALIAPESKIVIAPGSAEALAAHDLVSLATNAGVPHLEGSALRPGALVLHISLRDLSAETVLAAQNVVDDVDHVCRERTSLDLAQQIAGNRDFVDATLGGLLRGAATLHRDPERLLVFSPFGLGVLDLAVAEHVRRVAAERGLGVSVADFLPAADA, encoded by the coding sequence ATGCTGATAATCCGTCATTCCGAGGTCCGGCAGATCCTCGACGGACACGAGCTGGAGCTCGTGGAACTGATCTCGGACGCCTACGCACGGCACGACGAGGGCCTTACCGCCCTGCCCCACTCCACGTTCCTGCGCTTCCCCGGCAACGACCGGGACCGGATCATCGGCCTGCCCGCCCACATCGGCGGCGAGCGGCCGGCCGCCGGAATCAAGTGGATCGCGTCCTTCCCGGCGAACATCCGCGAAGGCAAGGCCCGCGCCAGCGCCGCCATCATCACCAACTCGATGACGGACGGGCGCCCCACCGCCCTCATCGAGGGCTCGCTGATCTCCGCCCGCCGCACGGCGGCCTCCGCCGCGCTCGCCGCGCGCACCCTGCTTCCGGCGGGCCCCGTCGAGGGCGTGTCCCTGCTCGGGGGCGGCGTCATCAATACGGAGATCCTCCGCTTCCTGGTCGCCGTCCTGCCCGGGCTGCACACCGTCACCGTCTACGACCCCGACGCGGAGCGCGTGGCCCGCTTCGCCCGGCAGTGCGCCCTCATCGCGCCGGAATCGAAGATCGTCATCGCTCCCGGCAGCGCCGAGGCCCTGGCCGCCCACGACCTGGTCTCCCTCGCCACGAACGCGGGCGTGCCGCACCTGGAGGGCTCCGCGCTGCGGCCGGGCGCCCTGGTGCTGCACATCTCGCTGCGAGACCTGAGCGCCGAGACCGTCCTGGCCGCCCAGAACGTGGTCGACGACGTGGACCACGTGTGCCGGGAACGCACCTCCCTGGACCTGGCCCAGCAGATCGCCGGGAACCGCGACTTCGTCGACGCCACCCTCGGCGGTCTGCTGCGCGGGGCGGCGACGCTGCACCGCGACCCCGAACGCCTGCTGGTCTTCTCCCCGTTCGGGCTCGGCGTACTGGACCTGGCCGTCGCCGAACACGTACGCCGCGTCGCCGCCGAGCGCGGACTCGGAGTGTCCGTCGCGGACTTCCTTCCCGCCGCGGACGCCTGA
- the sbnA gene encoding 2,3-diaminopropionate biosynthesis protein SbnA, producing the protein MTAQPAHLPDDVLRRDPAAPYDGILGTIGATPLVELRKVHPHYPFRIFAKMERFNPGGSIKDRTALSMLTGRLRSGELVPGRSVVVESSSGNLGVGLAQLCAYFNLRFICVVDARTTEHNLAMLRAFQAEVEVVTDADTLPGEELLPARLRRVRELVARIPHAYWPNQYANPLNPAAHQHTMREVVDALDGRVDYLFCATSTGGTLGGCAAYVRRHGLQTAVIAVDAEGSAIFAPPVGPRLLPGHGASIRPPLLAEDPSHQLVRVPDLDAVAACRRLTAREGLLAGGSSGAVLAALTTLADSIPPGANCVLVFPDGGDRYLDTIYSDHWVRRNFGDVSHLWKDDKSPGDIAAC; encoded by the coding sequence GTGACCGCTCAGCCCGCCCACCTGCCGGACGACGTGCTCCGGCGCGACCCCGCAGCCCCGTACGACGGAATTCTCGGCACGATCGGAGCCACCCCCCTCGTCGAGCTCCGCAAGGTCCACCCGCACTACCCGTTCCGCATCTTCGCCAAGATGGAGCGCTTCAACCCGGGCGGAAGCATCAAGGACCGTACGGCCCTCAGCATGCTGACCGGCCGGCTGCGCAGCGGGGAACTGGTGCCCGGCCGTTCGGTCGTCGTGGAGTCCAGCTCCGGCAACCTCGGCGTCGGACTCGCCCAGCTGTGCGCCTACTTCAACCTCCGCTTCATCTGCGTGGTCGACGCCCGCACCACCGAGCACAACCTGGCGATGCTCCGCGCCTTCCAGGCCGAGGTCGAGGTCGTGACCGACGCCGACACGCTGCCCGGCGAGGAGCTGCTGCCGGCCAGGCTGCGCCGGGTGCGCGAACTGGTGGCGCGGATCCCGCACGCGTACTGGCCCAACCAGTACGCCAACCCGCTCAACCCGGCGGCCCACCAGCACACCATGCGCGAGGTCGTCGACGCGCTCGACGGACGGGTGGACTACCTGTTCTGCGCCACCAGCACGGGCGGCACCCTCGGCGGCTGCGCCGCCTACGTACGCCGCCACGGACTGCAGACCGCCGTGATCGCGGTGGACGCCGAGGGCAGTGCCATCTTCGCGCCGCCCGTGGGGCCGCGGCTGCTGCCCGGACACGGCGCGTCCATCCGGCCCCCGCTGCTGGCCGAGGACCCCTCGCACCAGCTGGTGCGCGTTCCCGACCTCGACGCCGTCGCGGCCTGCCGCCGCCTCACCGCCCGGGAGGGGCTGCTGGCCGGAGGCTCCTCGGGCGCCGTCCTGGCCGCCCTCACCACCCTCGCCGACAGCATTCCGCCGGGCGCCAACTGCGTCCTCGTCTTCCCCGACGGGGGCGACCGCTACCTCGACACCATCTATTCCGACCACTGGGTGCGCCGCAACTTCGGTGACGTCTCGCACCTGTGGAAGGACGACAAGTCCCCAGGAGACATCGCAGCATGCTGA
- a CDS encoding acyl-CoA dehydrogenase, whose product MSARRTETLEEAFGDAWDPANPLGHRAILAADERSEPFAAGERVLDAYGLNAEFVPTGLGGRLDRLDRLARTLRPVFRRDASMGVGYGVTGFIAGVGVWAEGTPEQQRRVADILLSGRRMAAAHTELAHGSDMGRNALRAEPAADGGLLLTGGKQMINNLGRADAAIMLARTGDAPGSRSHSLVLAGLDGARAGLRHRPRLTTSALRGSQMGAADFDGLAVPPGSIVGRPGHGLEGIMRAFQVTRSVLPGMMLGTLDTELRCALSFALERRLYGRRVGDLPHARSVLAGALADMLVCDSIATVAARALHVVPAQGSVLSGLAKYLVADLAQGVSQRLAVLLGARSFLRDGPYGIFQKMMRDLPVVSIAHAGGVVCRASVIPQLPSLARNGWRTPGPSPDALFLLDGDLPPLDLGRLELTARGADHVLSVLTAEPVPGTPAELADLCAAFAGELKRMADVQIAPRDRVVTAGPEAFALAARYAAVLGAAACVGVWRANRRTGDPLTADPAWVVLALHRLAVRIGLPVAATPAGVTEAVFDRLVRRRAQHRSFDLYGDPLAGQPPHLPAEPSHPGVMTP is encoded by the coding sequence GTGAGCGCGCGCCGCACAGAGACGCTGGAAGAGGCCTTCGGGGACGCCTGGGATCCGGCGAACCCGCTCGGCCACCGGGCGATCCTCGCCGCCGACGAGCGGTCCGAGCCGTTCGCCGCCGGTGAGCGGGTCCTCGACGCGTACGGCCTGAACGCGGAGTTCGTGCCCACCGGGCTCGGCGGCCGCCTCGACCGCCTCGACCGCCTCGCCCGCACCCTGCGGCCGGTCTTCCGCCGCGACGCCTCGATGGGCGTCGGGTACGGCGTCACCGGATTCATCGCCGGTGTCGGGGTGTGGGCCGAAGGAACCCCCGAGCAGCAGCGCAGGGTCGCCGACATCCTGCTCTCGGGCCGGCGGATGGCCGCCGCGCACACCGAGCTCGCCCACGGCAGCGACATGGGCCGCAACGCACTGCGCGCGGAGCCCGCCGCCGACGGCGGACTGCTGCTGACCGGCGGCAAACAGATGATCAACAACCTCGGCCGGGCGGATGCCGCGATCATGCTCGCCCGTACCGGCGACGCGCCCGGCAGCCGCAGCCACTCCCTGGTCCTCGCCGGACTGGACGGCGCCCGCGCGGGCCTGCGCCACCGGCCCCGGCTCACCACGTCCGCCCTGCGCGGCAGCCAGATGGGCGCGGCGGACTTCGACGGGCTGGCAGTGCCGCCGGGCAGCATCGTGGGCAGGCCCGGGCACGGCCTGGAGGGCATCATGCGCGCCTTCCAGGTCACCCGCTCCGTGCTGCCCGGCATGATGCTGGGCACCCTCGACACCGAGCTGCGCTGCGCACTGTCCTTCGCGCTGGAACGCCGCCTCTACGGCCGCCGCGTCGGCGACCTGCCGCACGCCCGCTCGGTGCTGGCCGGGGCCCTCGCCGACATGCTGGTCTGCGACAGCATCGCCACCGTGGCCGCCCGCGCGCTGCACGTCGTACCGGCGCAGGGCAGCGTCCTGTCGGGGCTGGCCAAGTACCTCGTGGCCGACCTCGCCCAGGGCGTCTCCCAGCGGCTCGCGGTGCTCCTCGGCGCCCGCTCGTTCCTGCGCGACGGGCCCTACGGGATCTTCCAGAAGATGATGCGGGACCTCCCGGTGGTCTCCATCGCCCACGCCGGGGGTGTCGTCTGCCGCGCCTCGGTGATCCCGCAACTGCCCTCCCTGGCCCGCAACGGCTGGCGCACCCCGGGCCCGTCCCCCGACGCGCTCTTCCTGCTGGACGGCGACCTGCCCCCGCTCGACCTCGGCAGGCTGGAACTCACCGCGCGCGGCGCCGACCACGTCCTGTCCGTCCTCACGGCGGAACCCGTACCGGGCACCCCGGCCGAACTGGCCGACCTGTGCGCCGCGTTCGCCGGTGAGCTCAAGCGGATGGCAGACGTCCAGATCGCCCCCCGCGACCGCGTCGTGACCGCGGGACCCGAGGCCTTCGCCCTGGCGGCCCGGTACGCCGCCGTCCTGGGCGCCGCCGCGTGCGTCGGCGTCTGGCGTGCCAACCGCCGCACCGGGGACCCGCTGACCGCCGACCCGGCCTGGGTGGTCCTCGCGCTGCACCGGCTGGCGGTCCGGATCGGCCTTCCGGTGGCCGCCACCCCGGCCGGCGTCACCGAGGCCGTGTTCGACCGCCTCGTACGGCGCCGGGCCCAGCACCGCAGCTTCGACCTGTACGGCGACCCGCTCGCCGGGCAGCCGCCGCACCTCCCTGCCGAACCGAGTCACCCTGGAGTGATGACACCGTGA
- a CDS encoding condensation domain-containing protein: MTGSRRPAVERLTQGQQALWYLHRLAPDSAAYHVMCAVRVVGERRIDPELLGAAVAAVEARHDLLRSTFGEDEDGPHRVVRPAGLLTLDTVRTDASGEPLRERVRAAGTAPFRLGRESAFRIVLFDAGPEQVLLLAAHHIATDAASQALLLGDVLAAYQGLAEGTGLPWTGPAGDFGLQVAAERRLLADTERMDRLEEFWRTTCRGAAPVLDLPADRPRPARPGHRGGTVAATLDGERLDRLVRAAAAARTTPFVLLSAAFQVLLHRYTGEGEFLVGIPASSRRPRELRSTVGYFVNPMVLRASLDEDTTFWQLTRRTAERLRAAMPNQEYPFPMLPNALGVARDASRSPVFQVTFTLVSAGRLDPLTDLLTDVGGQRVLDHAGLRLAAYDLPQQEGQFDLAVEVLAGSGGMTALFRYSGDLFDRPTVERMSRHYLRLLDALTAEPDRRVAGVRLTDDEERALLLALSAGEPAPAAARAA, encoded by the coding sequence ATGACGGGCTCCCGCCGGCCGGCCGTCGAACGCCTCACCCAGGGGCAGCAGGCCCTGTGGTACCTCCACCGACTGGCCCCGGACAGCGCGGCCTACCACGTGATGTGCGCCGTACGCGTCGTCGGTGAGCGCCGGATCGACCCGGAGCTGCTCGGCGCGGCGGTCGCGGCGGTCGAGGCCCGGCACGACCTGCTGCGCTCCACCTTCGGCGAGGACGAGGACGGCCCGCACCGGGTGGTGCGTCCCGCCGGCCTGCTCACCCTGGACACCGTACGGACCGACGCGAGCGGCGAGCCGCTGCGCGAGCGGGTACGGGCGGCCGGCACGGCCCCCTTCCGGCTCGGCCGGGAGAGCGCCTTCCGCATCGTGCTGTTCGACGCCGGGCCGGAGCAGGTGCTGCTCCTCGCCGCGCACCACATCGCCACCGACGCCGCCTCCCAGGCCCTGCTGCTCGGCGACGTGCTCGCCGCGTACCAGGGGCTGGCCGAGGGCACCGGGCTGCCGTGGACCGGCCCGGCCGGGGACTTCGGCCTGCAGGTCGCCGCGGAGCGCCGGCTGCTCGCCGACACGGAACGGATGGATCGGCTGGAGGAGTTCTGGCGGACCACCTGCCGGGGCGCCGCTCCCGTGCTGGACCTGCCCGCCGACCGGCCCCGGCCGGCCCGCCCCGGCCACCGCGGCGGCACGGTGGCGGCCACGCTCGACGGGGAACGGCTGGACCGGCTGGTACGGGCCGCCGCGGCCGCCCGCACCACTCCCTTCGTGCTGCTGTCCGCGGCCTTCCAGGTGCTGCTCCACCGCTACACCGGCGAAGGCGAGTTCCTGGTCGGCATCCCGGCGAGCAGCCGCCGCCCGCGCGAACTGCGCTCCACCGTCGGCTACTTCGTGAATCCGATGGTGCTGCGTGCCTCGCTGGACGAGGACACCACCTTCTGGCAGCTGACCCGGCGCACGGCGGAGCGGCTGCGGGCCGCGATGCCGAACCAGGAGTACCCGTTCCCGATGCTGCCGAACGCCCTCGGCGTCGCACGGGACGCGAGCCGCTCGCCCGTCTTCCAGGTGACCTTCACCCTGGTCTCCGCCGGCCGCCTCGACCCGCTGACGGACCTGCTGACCGACGTCGGAGGGCAGCGCGTCCTGGACCACGCCGGACTGCGGCTGGCCGCCTACGACCTGCCGCAGCAGGAGGGCCAGTTCGACCTGGCCGTCGAGGTGCTGGCGGGCAGCGGCGGGATGACCGCCCTGTTCCGCTACAGCGGCGACCTCTTCGACCGCCCGACCGTGGAACGGATGAGCCGCCACTACCTGCGGCTGCTCGACGCCCTCACCGCCGAGCCGGACCGGCGCGTGGCCGGGGTCCGGCTCACCGACGACGAGGAACGGGCCCTGCTGCTCGCCCTCTCGGCCGGCGAACCGGCGCCGGCTGCCGCACGGGCGGCCTGA
- a CDS encoding MbtH family protein produces MSEQGNDGRIHLVVRNDEEQYSIWAEGRELPAGWTAEGTRGTRDECLAHIAWVWKDMRPLSLRLRTAARDEAAQDGTAQDGTAPDPGELTAAAGAPGQSAAG; encoded by the coding sequence ATGAGCGAGCAGGGCAACGACGGGCGGATCCACCTGGTGGTCCGCAACGACGAGGAGCAGTACTCGATCTGGGCGGAGGGCCGTGAACTGCCCGCCGGCTGGACGGCCGAGGGCACGCGCGGCACCCGCGACGAGTGCCTGGCCCACATCGCCTGGGTGTGGAAGGACATGCGCCCGCTGAGCCTGCGCCTGCGCACCGCCGCGCGCGACGAGGCCGCGCAGGACGGCACCGCGCAGGACGGCACCGCACCGGACCCGGGCGAGCTCACCGCGGCAGCGGGGGCTCCCGGGCAGAGCGCCGCCGGCTGA
- a CDS encoding non-ribosomal peptide synthetase → MSMRTRPSQVGVLPGLITGQAKRTPSETAVVAGSERLSYEQLERRANRLAHHLRGLGAGPGTPVGVCLERGPDLVVVLLGIWRSGAAYLPLDPQHPKERLRWIIEDTGVPLVLTEEGTEHVVRDTAARSVRVDKARAAAAGLPATAPRPGPEPGDDAYVIYTSGSTGRPKGAVVSHAGIANRVLWTVRRHGIGPGDRVLQKTPAGFDAAGWEFFAPLVSGATVVLAPPGAERDPAALVLAVADSRATVLQGVPSVLRLLADEPGWARCTSLRLVFSAGEPLYAEVAQRLLAPLAPGAELWNTYGPTECAIDVTAHRFDRAQSTGPVPIGRPIDGMRTLVLDATGEPVPLGVPGELYAGGPGVARGYPGRPDLTAERFVPDPFGPAGGRLYRTGDRVRWRSDGVLEYLGRLDDQVKVRGVRIEPGEVESALAGHPEIRGAAVAAYDDAAGVRRLAAYVVAGTGLPAAELRGYLRARLPDYLVPSVFVDVPELPLTSSGKVDRAALPAPSAAAPAAEEDELYAAPRTAEERTVARVWSELLGVERIGLHDDFFQRGGYSLLLSKLSGLLRAATGRHIPLGELLATPTVAGQAKLLADHQEDAEPVRRVSRDGLLPLSPAQQRLWLLERMNPGSPEYVVPLFLDVAAGTGQDVVRRALRFLAVRHEVLRTRYATATGEPYQVIDAEPVVELAVAPSPAAGAEGPDDARERVGALAEAEIARGFDLERGPVWRALLLPGSAGSDGLLLLTMHHIACDGWSSAILEREFRAVCAALREGDEPRLPPLALQYADHAVWQHGRLDGEALAREAAHWRNVLHGSTPLELPLDRPRPPVRDARGALVTFTVPGPLGQAVTEAGRQQGATPYMTLLTVFATLLARHTGQWDIPVGAPVAGRLRPETEDVVGCFVNTLVLRCDLTGDPGFEEALRRVRATALDAFAHQELPFEQLVELVQPERDLSRTPLYQVMFDLHDEGLSAAAADGDSAEMLGRSWRTAKADLMLVLHRQADGSLTAALEYATSLFERATVERLAEQFLELLGSVAADPATALSALDLLSAQERDRLLADCRGTAVERWWSCVHELFEVQVRTTPGAIAVTAGGTSGRPPQELTYAELNARANQYAHQLHAMGVTPESVVGVLLDRTPDLVACLLGVWKAGAAYLPLNTDFPADRSGYMLQDSGVGVAVVGQAHLGRLAGVYEGAVLVPDAGDGAGELAARPVADPPRLTTPDHLAYTIYTSGSTGRPKGVKIEHRALANLLFALRDELGSRPGDSWLALTATSFDISGLELHLPLISGGRIVLAEAGLARDGAAVAELVGAHGVTHVQATPSGWRLLLQAGFAHPEITALVGGEALPVQLARELRARVGRLANVYGPTETTIWSMIWEVPPEPDRVAIGRPLQNTTTYVLDEWLSPVPPGVPSELYIGGTGLARGYRNQPDRTAERFVPDPFSDVPGARLYRTGDIARMLPDGVVEYVDRADNQVKIRGHRIEPDEIAAVLREHPGTADAVVVARRTPGGEPWLAAYWVAGEALPGRTAPDAGELAAHCRERLPEYMVPRAFVPLPALPLNPSGKVDRQALPDPGPATEPDPAAGRTPPEGPAQEAMAALWCELLATEGVGSADNFFQLGGTSLLAARLVASVHETFGVTLPLRAVFEQPTVAGLAALVEDEIRAEIAALDDTELTAEIADTAAAHAPQIMNEEHKR, encoded by the coding sequence ATGAGCATGCGAACACGGCCTTCGCAGGTCGGAGTTCTGCCCGGTCTCATCACCGGGCAGGCGAAGCGCACCCCCTCGGAGACCGCCGTCGTGGCCGGTTCCGAGCGGCTCTCGTACGAGCAGCTGGAGCGCCGCGCCAACCGGCTCGCCCACCATCTGCGAGGACTCGGAGCCGGACCCGGCACGCCGGTCGGCGTCTGTCTGGAGCGCGGACCCGACCTGGTGGTGGTCCTGCTGGGGATCTGGCGCTCCGGTGCGGCGTACCTGCCGCTGGACCCGCAGCACCCGAAGGAAAGACTGCGCTGGATCATCGAGGACACCGGCGTCCCCCTGGTGCTCACCGAGGAGGGCACCGAGCACGTCGTCCGCGACACCGCGGCCCGCTCCGTACGGGTCGACAAGGCGCGGGCCGCCGCCGCCGGACTCCCGGCGACCGCGCCGCGGCCCGGACCCGAGCCCGGCGACGACGCGTACGTCATCTACACCTCCGGTTCCACGGGCCGGCCCAAGGGTGCGGTGGTCAGCCACGCGGGCATCGCCAACCGGGTGCTGTGGACCGTACGCCGCCACGGCATCGGCCCCGGTGACCGGGTGCTCCAGAAGACCCCGGCCGGCTTCGACGCGGCCGGCTGGGAGTTCTTCGCCCCGCTCGTCTCGGGCGCCACCGTCGTGCTCGCCCCGCCGGGGGCCGAGCGCGACCCCGCCGCGCTGGTCCTGGCGGTGGCCGACAGCCGCGCGACCGTCCTCCAAGGGGTTCCCTCGGTACTGCGGCTGCTCGCGGACGAGCCCGGCTGGGCCCGGTGCACCTCCCTGCGGCTGGTCTTCTCGGCCGGCGAACCGCTGTACGCCGAGGTCGCGCAGCGGCTGCTCGCACCGCTGGCGCCCGGGGCCGAGCTGTGGAACACCTACGGCCCGACCGAGTGCGCGATCGACGTCACCGCCCACCGCTTCGACCGCGCCCAGAGCACCGGCCCCGTACCCATCGGAAGGCCCATCGACGGCATGCGCACCCTGGTCCTGGACGCCACCGGGGAGCCGGTGCCGCTGGGGGTCCCGGGGGAGCTGTACGCGGGCGGGCCCGGCGTGGCCCGCGGCTACCCGGGCCGCCCCGACCTCACCGCCGAGCGGTTCGTCCCCGACCCGTTCGGACCCGCCGGCGGCCGCCTCTACCGCACCGGCGACCGGGTGCGCTGGCGCTCCGACGGTGTCCTGGAGTACCTCGGCCGTCTCGACGACCAGGTCAAGGTCCGCGGTGTGCGGATCGAGCCGGGTGAGGTGGAGAGCGCGCTCGCCGGGCACCCCGAGATCCGCGGCGCCGCCGTCGCCGCCTACGACGACGCCGCCGGAGTGCGCCGGCTCGCCGCCTACGTGGTGGCCGGAACCGGGCTGCCGGCCGCCGAACTGCGCGGCTACCTGCGGGCCCGGCTGCCCGACTACCTGGTCCCCTCGGTGTTCGTCGACGTCCCCGAACTGCCGCTGACCAGCAGCGGCAAGGTCGATCGCGCCGCGCTGCCCGCGCCGTCGGCCGCGGCCCCGGCGGCCGAGGAGGACGAGCTGTACGCGGCCCCGCGCACCGCGGAGGAGCGTACGGTCGCCCGGGTCTGGAGCGAACTGCTCGGCGTCGAACGCATAGGCCTGCACGACGACTTCTTCCAGCGCGGCGGCTACTCGCTGCTGCTGAGCAAGCTCTCGGGCCTGCTGCGCGCGGCGACGGGCCGGCACATCCCGCTGGGCGAACTGCTCGCCACCCCCACCGTCGCAGGCCAGGCCAAGCTGCTCGCCGACCACCAGGAGGACGCCGAGCCCGTCCGCCGGGTCTCCCGCGACGGCCTGCTCCCGCTGTCCCCGGCCCAGCAGCGGCTCTGGCTGCTGGAGCGGATGAACCCGGGCAGCCCCGAGTACGTGGTGCCGCTGTTCCTCGACGTCGCGGCGGGCACCGGGCAGGACGTGGTGCGGCGCGCCCTGCGGTTCCTGGCCGTCCGGCACGAGGTGCTGCGTACCCGCTACGCGACGGCGACCGGAGAGCCCTACCAGGTCATCGACGCGGAGCCGGTCGTGGAACTCGCCGTCGCCCCGTCCCCGGCGGCCGGTGCCGAAGGCCCCGACGACGCGCGGGAACGCGTCGGCGCCCTCGCCGAGGCCGAGATCGCCCGCGGCTTCGACCTGGAACGCGGGCCCGTCTGGCGGGCCTTGCTGCTCCCCGGCTCCGCCGGATCCGACGGCCTTCTGTTGTTGACGATGCACCACATCGCATGCGACGGATGGTCCTCGGCCATCCTCGAACGGGAGTTCCGGGCCGTCTGCGCCGCCCTGCGGGAGGGCGACGAGCCGCGGCTGCCGCCCCTCGCCCTGCAGTACGCCGACCACGCCGTCTGGCAGCACGGCCGGCTGGACGGCGAGGCCCTGGCCCGTGAGGCCGCCCACTGGCGCAACGTGCTGCACGGCAGCACGCCGCTGGAGCTGCCCCTCGACCGCCCCCGGCCGCCGGTGCGCGACGCGCGGGGCGCCCTGGTGACCTTCACCGTGCCCGGCCCGCTCGGGCAGGCCGTCACGGAGGCCGGCCGGCAGCAGGGGGCCACGCCCTACATGACCCTGCTCACCGTCTTCGCCACCCTGCTGGCCCGGCACACCGGACAGTGGGACATACCGGTCGGCGCACCCGTGGCCGGCCGGCTCCGGCCCGAGACCGAGGACGTCGTCGGCTGCTTCGTCAACACCCTCGTGCTGCGCTGCGACCTGACCGGCGACCCCGGCTTCGAGGAGGCACTGCGCCGGGTACGGGCCACCGCCCTGGACGCCTTCGCCCACCAGGAGCTGCCCTTCGAGCAGCTGGTGGAGCTGGTCCAGCCCGAGCGCGACCTGTCCAGGACCCCGCTCTACCAGGTGATGTTCGACCTGCACGACGAAGGCCTGTCCGCCGCCGCGGCCGACGGGGACTCCGCCGAGATGCTGGGCCGCAGCTGGCGCACGGCCAAGGCCGACCTGATGCTGGTGCTGCACCGGCAGGCCGACGGCTCCCTGACCGCCGCCCTTGAGTACGCCACCTCCCTCTTCGAACGCGCGACCGTCGAGCGGCTCGCCGAACAGTTCCTGGAGCTGCTGGGCTCCGTCGCCGCCGATCCGGCCACCGCCCTGTCGGCGCTCGACCTGCTGTCCGCGCAGGAACGCGACCGGCTGCTCGCGGACTGCCGGGGCACCGCCGTCGAACGCTGGTGGAGCTGTGTGCACGAGCTCTTCGAGGTCCAGGTGCGCACGACCCCCGGCGCGATCGCGGTCACGGCCGGCGGCACCTCCGGGCGGCCCCCGCAGGAGCTGACCTACGCCGAACTCAATGCGCGGGCCAACCAGTACGCGCACCAGCTGCACGCCATGGGAGTCACCCCGGAGTCGGTGGTCGGCGTGCTCCTCGACCGCACCCCGGACCTCGTCGCCTGCCTGCTCGGCGTGTGGAAGGCAGGGGCGGCGTACCTGCCGCTCAACACCGACTTCCCGGCCGACCGGTCGGGCTACATGCTCCAGGACTCCGGCGTGGGCGTGGCCGTCGTGGGACAGGCCCACCTCGGCCGGCTGGCCGGTGTGTACGAGGGAGCCGTCCTCGTACCGGACGCCGGGGACGGCGCGGGCGAGCTCGCGGCCCGCCCCGTCGCCGACCCGCCCCGGCTCACCACCCCCGACCACCTCGCGTACACGATCTACACCTCCGGCTCCACCGGCCGGCCCAAGGGCGTCAAGATCGAGCACCGGGCCCTGGCCAACCTGCTGTTCGCGCTGCGCGACGAGCTCGGCTCGCGGCCGGGCGACTCCTGGCTGGCCCTGACCGCGACCTCCTTCGACATCTCCGGACTGGAACTGCACCTTCCGCTGATCAGCGGCGGCCGGATCGTGCTCGCCGAGGCGGGACTGGCCCGCGACGGCGCGGCCGTCGCCGAACTGGTCGGCGCGCACGGGGTCACCCACGTCCAGGCCACTCCGTCGGGCTGGCGGCTCCTCCTCCAGGCGGGCTTCGCCCACCCGGAGATCACGGCCCTGGTCGGGGGCGAGGCACTGCCCGTACAGCTGGCCCGCGAGCTGCGCGCCCGGGTGGGACGGCTCGCCAACGTCTACGGGCCGACCGAGACGACGATCTGGTCCATGATCTGGGAGGTGCCGCCGGAGCCCGACCGCGTCGCCATCGGACGGCCCCTGCAGAACACGACCACGTACGTCCTCGACGAATGGCTCTCACCGGTACCGCCCGGGGTCCCGAGCGAGCTCTACATCGGCGGCACCGGACTGGCCCGCGGCTACCGCAACCAGCCCGACCGCACGGCGGAACGGTTCGTTCCCGACCCGTTCTCCGACGTCCCCGGGGCCCGCCTCTACCGCACCGGGGACATCGCCCGGATGCTGCCCGACGGCGTCGTCGAGTACGTCGACCGGGCCGACAACCAGGTCAAGATCCGCGGCCACCGCATCGAACCCGACGAGATCGCGGCCGTCCTGCGCGAGCACCCGGGAACGGCCGACGCCGTGGTGGTCGCCCGGCGCACACCCGGCGGGGAGCCCTGGCTGGCCGCGTACTGGGTGGCCGGCGAGGCCCTGCCCGGCCGGACCGCTCCGGACGCCGGCGAACTCGCCGCGCACTGCCGCGAGCGGCTCCCCGAGTACATGGTGCCGCGGGCCTTCGTCCCGCTGCCCGCCCTGCCGCTGAACCCCAGCGGCAAGGTCGACCGGCAGGCGCTGCCGGACCCCGGCCCCGCCACGGAACCGGACCCCGCCGCCGGCCGGACACCGCCCGAGGGCCCCGCACAGGAGGCCATGGCCGCCCTGTGGTGCGAACTGCTCGCCACCGAGGGCGTGGGCTCCGCAGACAACTTCTTCCAACTGGGCGGGACTTCGCTGCTCGCCGCACGTCTGGTGGCTTCGGTCCACGAGACGTTCGGCGTGACGCTGCCGCTGCGCGCCGTCTTCGAACAGCCGACCGTCGCCGGACTGGCAGCCCTGGTCGAGGACGAGATCCGGGCCGAGATCGCCGCGCTCGACGACACCGAGCTGACCGCCGAGATCGCGGACACCGCCGCCGCCCATGCCCCGCAGATCATGAACGAGGAGCACAAGAGATGA